In the Sphingobacterium sp. PCS056 genome, GAGCTCAGGTTTAATCAACAAAAATAAAATGCTACACACCATATACTGATACGTAACGGATAAACATCGACATTTCATCGGAAAAATATGATCAATAACTCCAAATACTATAACGAGATAAAGTAGTTACACGGTAAGGGCTTTTAACCGCTAAATGTGCCGCTTCCTTTGCAATTTTACTTTCTACATAACTTATTGATAAAGGTACGTAAGCGTTGGTTTGTACATTTTCATGAAATAAAGATTCATACCATACGCATGCTGCTATAAACCGACCATAATTCAAATTAAGATGGTATCCGTCCCTTGTAAAATGATCGCCTATATAAGAAGTTCTTGCATTTTGTATGGCCGTACCAACAGGTACTAAAATGGAAAAATTGCCCCAACTGTATACTTTTTCAGATGTAGATACGATAGCATGATACATCGCAGTTTGGTCACGTCCATATAAACTAAAACCGCTGTGATCAGAGTCATGCTGATAAGCCCATGTTTGATGCAAAATATACTTGGTGTCGGGGTATTTTACATGTTGCGTGACATATGCGTATAGAAGAGGTAGATCTTTCGCATAAGTATCATACTTACCCGATAGTGGGCTCGCTTGCTGAAAACTGATATAATCCCATGGCTCATCGGTAAGAGCTGTCGATATTTTTATCTTTTCCAGCACCTTTTTTTCACCGGACTCATTTATCTTGCGGTAACTGTAGGCGCTGCTATCTCCAATTGCATTTTTAACATGCAAATCCAAGGGAGCGCCTCCAATATAGAGATTTCCAATCACGATTTTTTTCCCACGCGCATTTGCCAATTCATATAGATTGTTTTCAATAGCATCTTCAGAAAAACTATTTCCAATAGCTAATATTCGTATAACCCCATCATCTAAAGCTTGATCTTGGCTTTGCGCATATGATGAAGATGAAAAGATAAAGGAAAGAAAAAATAGAATAGAAGTAATTTGAATGCTATACATAAAATCGAATTTTTTAACAGATAATCTCTAAATTAAAAAATATCTTTCACTTTGAACAAACAAAAGAAGCTTCCCATAGAGAAGCTCCTTGATCAAGCGCTGTTTATCTTAAATTTTGTCCTTGATCCGCAGCACAGCTAAGGCGCCCAACAACATAAAAACGCCCGCTAATAAAATACCATAAACAGAATTGCTATCAAAGAAAATTTTAATCATATATCCTCCAAAAAAACCACATACGATTTGAGGAAAGGTGATAAAAAAGTTAAAAATACCCATATAAACCCCCATTTTTTTAGCGGGCAAACTATCACTTAAAATAGCATAAGGCATCGCTAAAATACTTCCCCATGCTAGACCAATGCCAATCATAGGGATAATCAGTAGATTGGGGTCCTTAATGATAAATATCGAGATCAATCCAAGACCTCCCATTATCAATGAAAAAGCATGAGTCTGTTTACGCCCGAACTTAGCTGCTATTTTGGCTAAAAACAAAGCATAAATTGCTGAAACAGCGTTATAGATCCCAAACAATACGCCTACCCAATTGGCAGCATCCATATAGAGTTTAGATTTATCACCATCTTTTAGATAAAAGATATGTTCTGCTATAGCTGGCGTAGTATATACCCACATCATAAAAAGTGCAAACCAGGAAAAGAACTGCACCAAGCCCAATTGTTTCATTGTTTTTGGCATGGTCCTAAAATCATCAACAATGGTAAATAATCCTGACCGATGTTTGGCAATCGTCTCTACTTCAAGTGCCGTATCCTCAAAAGAAGCCAATTGTTCGGGACTATATTCTTTTGTAGATAAAACAGTCCACAAGATGGATAACAACAATATGCCTGCTCCGCAATAAAAAGAATATATCACATTTGGAGGAATTACTCCCTCTGCTGCTGTACCATCAACTCCCAAGTAATGGGTGAGCACATAAGGTAACCAAGAACCAATAACTGCTCCAGAGCCGATAATAAAAGTCTGAATAGAAAAGCCTAGGCTACGTTGTGAACTCGGCAAATTGTCCGCGACCAAAGCCCGAAATGGCTCCATCGTGACATTGATCGATGCATCCATAATCGTTAGCATACCAGCACCTATTAATAAAGGTGGCAAAATAGCCGTAAATAATGCAGCATTGGGCATTAATATCAGTGCTATCGCTGTTAAAATGGCGCCAATCAAAAAATATGGCTTACGACGCCCAATTTTATTCCAAGTACGATCACTGTAATAACCTATAATTGGTTGTACAATCATACCGGTAATGGGAGCTGCTAACCAAAAAAGCGATAAATGCTCGACATCAGCTCCAAAAGTTTGGAGAATGCGCGATGCATTGCCGTTTTGAAGAGCAAATCCTGTTTGGATACCCAAAAAGCCTATGCTCATATTGATAATCTGAACGGTTGACAGTTTTGGCTTATGCAGTTTTGAAATCATAATTTTATTACTTAGGTGGTTATGCACGTGGCTTAACAGAGATTTCCTCTCCGTTAAAAATAATATTAATTTCTTGATTAGACTTATTTATCAGTTCAAAATCATGATGTTTTATTCTTACAAATAATTTAACTCCCCTAAACTGTACATGAAATGCATAGCTATCCCATGTTTTAGGAATGAAAGTTTGAAAACTTAATGTATTGTTTTTCACACGCATGCCCGCAAAACCTTCTACAATAGACATCCAGGTTCCGGCCATAGATGTAATATGTAAACCATCTTCGGTATCGTTGTTATAGTCATCTAGATCTAACCGAGCAGTCCTGAGATAAAACTCGTATGCCTTAGCTTCATTACCAAGTTTTGATGCTAAAATAGCATGAACACAGGGCGACAAAGAACTTTCATGAACCGTTCTGGGTTCATAAAAATCATAATTTCTTCTTATCGTATCCAGATCGTATTGATCTTCAAAAAAGTATAAACCCTGAAGTACATCTGCTTGTTTTATAAAACATGATCTTAAAATACGATCCCAACTCCACTTTTGATTAATAGGTCGCTCCTTGTCCGGTAGATCGGAAACCAATACCTGTTCTTTATCCAGATAACCGTCCTGTTGTAAAAATATGCCCTGCTCGCTATCTATCGGATAATATAAATGATCGATGATATGTTGCCATGAAACGGATTCTTCTTCCTTGAAATTCACTTTTTCAAACAAGGTTATTTGTTTACTAGGATCACTCTCTTTTAAGGTTTCTATCGATTCCAGCGTATACTTCAAACACCAGCCCGCAACTGTATTAGTATACCAGTTGTTATTGACATTATTTTCATATTCATTAGGACCAGTGACTCCCAATATGACATATTTCTCCTTTTCAGCACTCCAATTCACACGCTGTGCCCAAAAACGACTGATCGCAATCAATACTTCAAGACCATAATTTTCAACATATGACCGATCACCCGTATAGCGCTGATAATTATAGATGGCAAAAGCAATTGCGCCATTACGGTGGATCTCTTCAAAAGTAATCTCCCATTCATTATGACACTCTTCTCCATTCATCGTGACCATAGGATATAAAGCAGCGCCATTTGAAAAACCAAGTTTCTCTGCATTCTCAATGGCTTTATCCAGATGTTGATAGCGATAAAGTAATAAATTGCGAGCGACATCAGCAGGCTGCGTGGCAAGATAAAAAGGAACACAGTAAGCCTCCGTATCCCAATACGTCACACCGCCATATTTTTCTCCGGTAAATCCTTTTGGACCAATATTAAGTCTAGAGTCTTCGCCGGTATACGTTTGATATAATTGAAAGATATTAAATCGGATCGCTTGCTGTGAGGCAACATCTGCAGTGATTTCAATATCACTTTCATTCCAGAAATTTCCCCAAGCTAAAGCTTGTTTAGTTTTCAGCTCATCAAATGATAAAGCAGAAACCTGTTCTATATTTGCTCGTCCAGCGGCGACCAATTCAGCTTCATTATGATTTTGAGAAGTAACCATTGAAACACGTTTTTCGATGGAAAATACATCTTCAGGTGTTAACGAAATTGCTATAGTTTCAGAAACATATGCCCCATCTGTTGATTGTTTGGGCGCTAGGGTTTCAGTATTTAAGATAAAGCTATTGACCAAATCAGCCCGTACTATGAAATCGGTCTTCTTTGTTTTCATAGTCACATTTAACTGAGAATCTAATGCACCACTTGAAATGAAATTCCAAAAATGCTCATCATAGTTACTGTCCCTATTGACAACATCTCCTTCCAAATAAGACGCTACCTGTAAAGAAGCCTCCCCATTCAACACTTGAATGGTATATTTTAAAGAAGCGGTTTCGGATTGAAATAGATGAAATATCCTTGTACTTTTCACACGAATCTCCACACCATTTTGAAGTTTGACATCAAAAGATCGCATTAACAATCCGTGCTTCATGTCTAACTTCCGTTGAAAACGCTGTACTTTACATGTTGCAAGATCCAAGATC is a window encoding:
- a CDS encoding family 65 glycosyl hydrolase domain-containing protein; this encodes MKNYIVHDEWNIIEEGFHPAYNEVSESLFSIGNGRMGQRANFEEDYSGKSLSGSYLAGVYYPDKTRVGWWKNGYPEYFAKVINSINWIGLHIHVNGEILDLATCKVQRFQRKLDMKHGLLMRSFDVKLQNGVEIRVKSTRIFHLFQSETASLKYTIQVLNGEASLQVASYLEGDVVNRDSNYDEHFWNFISSGALDSQLNVTMKTKKTDFIVRADLVNSFILNTETLAPKQSTDGAYVSETIAISLTPEDVFSIEKRVSMVTSQNHNEAELVAAGRANIEQVSALSFDELKTKQALAWGNFWNESDIEITADVASQQAIRFNIFQLYQTYTGEDSRLNIGPKGFTGEKYGGVTYWDTEAYCVPFYLATQPADVARNLLLYRYQHLDKAIENAEKLGFSNGAALYPMVTMNGEECHNEWEITFEEIHRNGAIAFAIYNYQRYTGDRSYVENYGLEVLIAISRFWAQRVNWSAEKEKYVILGVTGPNEYENNVNNNWYTNTVAGWCLKYTLESIETLKESDPSKQITLFEKVNFKEEESVSWQHIIDHLYYPIDSEQGIFLQQDGYLDKEQVLVSDLPDKERPINQKWSWDRILRSCFIKQADVLQGLYFFEDQYDLDTIRRNYDFYEPRTVHESSLSPCVHAILASKLGNEAKAYEFYLRTARLDLDDYNNDTEDGLHITSMAGTWMSIVEGFAGMRVKNNTLSFQTFIPKTWDSYAFHVQFRGVKLFVRIKHHDFELINKSNQEINIIFNGEEISVKPRA
- a CDS encoding DUF4886 domain-containing protein, with translation MYSIQITSILFFLSFIFSSSSYAQSQDQALDDGVIRILAIGNSFSEDAIENNLYELANARGKKIVIGNLYIGGAPLDLHVKNAIGDSSAYSYRKINESGEKKVLEKIKISTALTDEPWDYISFQQASPLSGKYDTYAKDLPLLYAYVTQHVKYPDTKYILHQTWAYQHDSDHSGFSLYGRDQTAMYHAIVSTSEKVYSWGNFSILVPVGTAIQNARTSYIGDHFTRDGYHLNLNYGRFIAACVWYESLFHENVQTNAYVPLSISYVESKIAKEAAHLAVKSPYRVTTLSRYSIWSY
- a CDS encoding MFS transporter; the protein is MISKLHKPKLSTVQIINMSIGFLGIQTGFALQNGNASRILQTFGADVEHLSLFWLAAPITGMIVQPIIGYYSDRTWNKIGRRKPYFLIGAILTAIALILMPNAALFTAILPPLLIGAGMLTIMDASINVTMEPFRALVADNLPSSQRSLGFSIQTFIIGSGAVIGSWLPYVLTHYLGVDGTAAEGVIPPNVIYSFYCGAGILLLSILWTVLSTKEYSPEQLASFEDTALEVETIAKHRSGLFTIVDDFRTMPKTMKQLGLVQFFSWFALFMMWVYTTPAIAEHIFYLKDGDKSKLYMDAANWVGVLFGIYNAVSAIYALFLAKIAAKFGRKQTHAFSLIMGGLGLISIFIIKDPNLLIIPMIGIGLAWGSILAMPYAILSDSLPAKKMGVYMGIFNFFITFPQIVCGFFGGYMIKIFFDSNSVYGILLAGVFMLLGALAVLRIKDKI